Proteins co-encoded in one Juglans regia cultivar Chandler chromosome 16, Walnut 2.0, whole genome shotgun sequence genomic window:
- the LOC108999137 gene encoding uncharacterized protein At4g06744-like: MVTGLSFCVPFLLLSTCLLHQCLHYEVAAADPLVGSNREALEIIIGGGGGGNSPAPSPEYVDCPPPPPEPVCPPPPSPPPPPSPPPPPPPPSPPPPSPSPPPPSPPPPSPPPPSPPPPQSRLELVKPVLRRFQRLATSDPKGIFKTWKGNDICKWKGLFCDKRPDINQRALAAVDFNGFLLGRKDGGGLPLYDFMEKLPDITVFHANSNNFTGGVPKKIMNLKYFFELDLSNNKLSGEFPMEVLAAKKLTFLDLRFNSLYGTVPPGVFNLDVDVIFINNNFFVQTLPDNLGSTPALYLTFANNKFTGQIPRSIGTGKTSENLIEVLFLNNQLSGCLPPEIGRLKRATVFDVSINRLTGPIPQSFQCLTKIALLNLAQNQFYGAIPEAICKLPDLSKFTLSYNYITEVGPECRKLIGKGILDVRMNCIIDLPNQKSKKECAIFFTKTAKFHTCPNDKMYLSYIPCKNKYYSGSDHQPTVAATSPLSYDALTPHGS; this comes from the coding sequence ATGGTCACCGGCCTCTCGTTTTGTGTTCCATTTCTTTTGCTATCGACATGCTTACTTCATCAATGTTTGCACTACGAGGTGGCTGCTGCTGATCCTCTTGTTGGGTCCAATAGAGAAGCATTGGAGATAATCAtaggtggtggtggaggtggcaaTTCTCCTGCTCCTTCTCCTGAATATGTAGACTGTCCTCCTCCCCCTCCTGAACCCGTTTGCCCCCCACCACCATCGCCACCGCCGCCCCCATCTCCACCGCCACCGCCACCCCCTCCATCGCCacctcctccatctccatcGCCACCGCCACCATCGCCACCTCCTCCATCGCCACCGCCACCATCTCCACCACCACCGCAATCGCGACTTGAACTAGTCAAACCCGTTCTTCGAAGATTCCAAAGACTTGCTACCTCAGACCCAAAGGGCATTTTCAAGACATGGAAGGGCAACGATATATGCAAGTGGAAGGGCTTATTTTGTGACAAACGTCCGGACATCAATCAACGAGCTCTTGCTGCAGTGGACTTCAATGGCTTCCTGCTTGGCCGTAAGGACGGCGGCGGGCTCCCTCTCTATGACTTCATGGAGAAGTTACCAGATATAACCGTGTTCCATGCAAACTCCAACAATTTCACCGGCGGCGTCCCCAAGAAGATCATGAACCTAAAGTACTTCTTTGAGCTTGATCTTAGCAACAACAAGTTATCCGGCGAGTTTCCAATGGAAGTTCTTGCAGCCAAAAAATTGACGTTCCTGGACCTCCGGTTTAACTCCTTGTATGGCACAGTGCCACCTGGAGTGTTCAACCTAGACGTGGACGTGATCTTCATCAATAACAACTTTTTTGTGCAAACGCTTCCTGACAATCTTGGCTCCACACCAGCTCTTTATCTCACTTTTGCCAACAACAAGTTCACGGGGCAAATCCCACGAAGCATTGGCACTGGCAAAACTTCAGAAAACCTCATTGAGGTGCTCTTCTTGAACAACCAGCTCTCGGGATGCTTGCCACCCGAGATTGGCCGCTTGAAACGGGCAACCGTGTTTGATGTGAGCATTAACCGGTTGACAGGTCCAATACCCCAGTCATTTCAGTGCCTGACCAAAATAGCATTGCTTAATTTGGCTCAGAACCAATTCTATGGGGCGATCCCGGAGGCCATCTGCAAGCTACCTGACTTGTCTAAATTCACGTTATCATACAACTACATCACCGAAGTCGGCCCCGAATGCAGGAAGTTGATAGGAAAGGGCATTCTTGATGTTCGAATGAATTGCATTATAGATCTTCCAAATCAGAAATCAAAGAAGGAATGTGCTATTTTTTTCACCAAGACGGCCAAGTTCCACACCTGCCCCAACGATAAGATGTACCTGTCTTACATTCCATGCAAGAATAAGTATTATTCAGGTTCGGATCATCAACCAACGGTTGCAGCCACTTCGCCATTGTCCTATGACGCTCTTACGCCGCATGGGTCGTGA